A segment of the Candidatus Methylomirabilota bacterium genome:
CCGAAGGTACGCGGCCATCTCCGAATCCTGCTCCGAAGCGGCCATGACCGCGGCCTCTTCGGCCTGGCGCTTTGCGTCCTTGTATTCGCGGTATGGGCCGACGATCTCCCCGAGCTCGGCGAGGTCCTTCCCCAGCCGGCGCAGGCGGTGGCGATCGGCGGCCACGTCGGGCGAGGCCATCTCCGCAGAGAGCTGGTCGTAGCGCTGCTCGACGTCCGACAGGCGTGATTCGAGATCCATGGACCTCGATTATCCGAAACGGGAGGGGGCGGGCGGGCGCCCGCCCCCTCGTTCAGTCGTCCTCGTCGTCCCAGGCGAGATCGAGGGGGGGGATCTCGGGGAACGTGAGGTCAACCGTCTCGGAGGACGTGAAGAGCTCCTCGGCCTGCCGCTCCGGAGGCGGGCCCTGGGGACCTGGCCCCTTCACCGTCGGCTCGGCCCAGCCGGCCCACGTGTCGGCGATGGGCGCGGGCCGGCCCGGCTCTGCATCCGGGATCTCCCGGACGTCGTCGCCTGAGTCACGGCGCTCGATGGCGTCTTCGAGCTCCTTTGCCACGCCGATCACCCGTTCCTGCATCTGCGACAGCTGCTGGACGAGCTCGTCGCGCCGGGTCGACAGGCCGGCGATCGTCCGGTCGGCCCGCTCCCGGGCTCTTCGAAGGTGCCGCTCTGCCTCGGCTCGGGCTTCCTCCGCCCGGGTCTGCGCATCGAGCCGCACCCGGTCGGCTTCCGCGCGAGCCTCGCGTAGGACCCGGTCCGACTCCTCGCCGGCTTCCCGTCGGATCCGGGCTGCTTCCTGATCGGCCGAGCGAAGCAGCTCGCTCACCCGGCGGGCCAACGTCTCGTAGGGATCGGCCCTGGACGCCTGGGCCTGCACGGCCGAGTCGGCCTCCAGCCGGGCCTCCTGGACCATCGCCGCCATATCCGCCACCTGGATGGCAAGCTGCTCCAGATAGTCGCGAACCTGGTCGGGGTCGTAGCCGCGTCGAGTGGTCACGAATTCGCGGCGGCGGATATGGTCCGGCGTCAGCAGGACGGGGAGATCGAGCTCGGCCGGGG
Coding sequences within it:
- a CDS encoding DivIVA domain-containing protein, giving the protein MSPAELDLPVLLTPDHIRRREFVTTRRGYDPDQVRDYLEQLAIQVADMAAMVQEARLEADSAVQAQASRADPYETLARRVSELLRSADQEAARIRREAGEESDRVLREARAEADRVRLDAQTRAEEARAEAERHLRRARERADRTIAGLSTRRDELVQQLSQMQERVIGVAKELEDAIERRDSGDDVREIPDAEPGRPAPIADTWAGWAEPTVKGPGPQGPPPERQAEELFTSSETVDLTFPEIPPLDLAWDDEDD